Genomic DNA from Streptomyces venezuelae:
CGTCGACCGTGGAGCGGTGCGGGCAGAACGTGGACGACTCGATGCCGATGCCGCCGATGCCGATGCGCAGGCGGCGGGGGTGTGCGGGGGTGGTCATGCGGGTGCGCTCTCTTCCTGCGGGGCGGGGGTGGGGCCGGGCGCGGTCGGGAGGTGCTTGCTCAGCGCCGTGAGGCCCGCGCCGAGCAGGCCCGCGTCGACACCCGTCACCGTGGTGGTGATCTCCAGGTCGGCCGTGGCGAGGGGCAGGCAGCGTTCGTAGAGGACGCCGCGTACGGCCGCGACCAGGGGTTCCGCGGTGGCGAGTACGCCGCCGAGTGCCACGGCCTGCGGGTTGAAGAAGTTGACGACGACGGACAGGACCGTGCCGATGTGCCGTCCGGCGGTGCGGACGAGGGTGGTGGCCTGGGGGTCGCCGTCCGCGACGAGCCGCAGCAGGTCGCCGGTGTCGGACACCTCGACACCCTGCCGGGCGAGTTCGCGGATGAGGGCGGCGCCGCTGGCGACGGTCTCCAGGCAGCCGATGTTGCCGCAGCTGCACGGGCGGTCGCCGGCGGCGTCGACGCGGACGTGGCTGATGTCGCCCGCGCTGCCGTTGGCGCCGTCGTGCGGGCGGCCCGCGGAGATGACGCCGCTGCCGATGCCGCGGCCCGCCTTGACGACGACGAGGTGCTCCAGTTCCGGCCGGGCCGCGCGGTGCTCGCCGACGGCCATCATCGTGGCGTCGTTGTCGACGGTGACGGGGATGCCGAGGCGCTCCGCGAGTACCTCGCGCAGGGGGTAGCGGTGCCAGCCGGGCATGCGGGACGGGCTGAGGACGCGTCCGGTGCCGGGTTGTACGGGCCCGGGGAAGGCGACGCCGAACGCGCGTACCGTGCGGCCCTCGGTGCGCTGCCGGGCGACGAGCGCGTCGGCCTGTTCGCAGAGCCAGTCGACGGCGGTGTCGGGGCCCGCGGTGATGTCGTGCGGCAGGTCGACGGCGTCGCTGACCGTGCCGCCGAGGTCGACCGCGCCGAGCCGCGCGTGGTGGCTGCCGAGGTCCGCGGCGAGGGCGACGCCGCCCTGCGCGGCCACCCGCAGGAGCCGGGGCCTGCGGCCGCCGCGTGACGCGCCCTCGCCGGACTCGGTGAGCAGGCCCGCGTCGACGAGCTCCTGCACGCGCAGGGAGACCGTGGAGGGGGCGAGTCCCATTTCGCGTACGAGATCGGCGCGGGACGTGGCCGCCCCCGACGAGACCAGGTGCAGGATGTGCTGCCCCGAGCCCGGCTCGCCGAGTGGTGTTCCGGTCATACGGCCGCCCCCAGTTGCATACCCATTGCTTCGACGCGTTTGTTCGACAACGGGACGAACACTAGGGCGAGTCGAAGCAAGTTGGCCAGACGTTCCCGCCTTTTCACTTCTTGCCGAATGAACCTATTGACTTGTTTTTCGGGGTCGGCCTAGCGTTCGGGCGCCGCCCCGTCGTACTCCGGCACGGGCCGGCCCCGTCCCCCCTGGAGGCCCATCGCCATGCGCTCACTCAGGTCCGCGGCGGCCACGCTGCTCGTCCTGGCGGCCGCCCTCACGGGCTGCACCCGCGAGGGCGGCCATATCGACATGGGCCCCACCGGCGGCATCCCGGTCGAGGGCGGTACCGCGACGATGGCGCTGCCGCCGTCGGCGACGCCCAACTGGATCTTCCCGATCGGTGCGCCGGGCTACGGCGCCTCGTACAACTACGGGATCAATTCGCTGCTGTTCACGCCGGTGTACGACGCGGTGCAGGACGAGGCGGAGGGCGAGCTGACGACACACGGCCCCGGCACGCTGGGCCTGGCGCCGAAGTACAGCGACGGCAACAAGACCGTGACCGTGCCGCTGCGCGAAGGCGTCGAGTGGTCCGACGGCAAGCCGGTCACCGCACGCGACCTGGAGTTCTGGTTCAACCTGGTCAGGGCCAACAAGGCGGACTGGGGCAGCTATTCGGTCGGCACGATGCCCGACAACGTCAAGCGGTTCGAGACGCTCGACGACCACACCGTACGGCTGCACCTGACCCGCGCCTACAACCCCGACTGGTTCTCCGCCAACCAGCTGGTCCTGCTGCGTGCGCTCCCCCGGCACGCCTGGGACGCGAAGACCGACGGCGGCAGGATCGGCGACTGGGACCGCACCCGCGAGGGCGCCAAGGCCGTCTTCGCGCGCCTGACGAAACACGCGAAGAGTCTCGGCTCGTACGGTTCGGACCCGCTCTGGAAGACGGTCAACGGGCCCTGGAGGCTGGCGGAATGGCGTGACAGCGGGCAGGTCACGATCGTGCCGAACGAGAGGTTCACCGGCCCGGCGTCGGAGCGCCCGCGCCTGGACAAGGTGGTGTTCAAACCGTTCACGACGGCGGACTCCGAGTACAACGTGCTGCGTTCGGGTGGCGTCGACTACGGCTACATCCCGCCCTCGGTGATGGCGCAGAAGGAGAAGTTCGAGGACAAGGGGTACCGGGTCGATCCGTGGGAGGGCTGGGCGGCGACGTACATCGTCTACAACTTCAACTCCACGCGCGGCGGCCCGATGATGGGCCAGCTGTACATCCGGCAGGCCATGCAGCACCTCGTCGACCAGAAGGCGATGAGCGACGTCGTCTGGCAGGGCAGCGCGACGCCGACGCTCGGCCCGGTGCCGGTCACGCCGAAGAGCCAGTACCTGTCCGAGAAGATGGAGAAGAACCGGTACCCGTTCTCCGTAGACAAGGCCAAGGCGCTGCTGAAGCGGCACGGCTGGCGCACGGAGGACGGCACGGCGCGCTGCGTACGCCCGGGGACGGGCCCCGACGAGTGCGGCAAGGGCATCGCGAAGAACACGCCCCTCGAACTCACCCTGCTCTCCCAGTCCGGGTCCACCGAGACGACGAACATGATGCAGGAGCTCAAGTCGTCGCTCTCCAAGGGCGGCATCGAACTGACCGTGCGACAGCAGCCGCTGAACTCGGTGCTCGGCAACTCCGTCCCGTGCACGGCGAAGGACCCGGGCTGCGACTGGGACATGTCGTTCTTCGGGACGGCCGGCAGCTGGTACTACCCGCTCAACCCCAGCGGCGAGCAGCTCTTCTCCACGGGCGCGTCCGCCAACTTCGGCAACTACAGCGACAAGAAGGCGGACCGCATCATCCGGGCCGTGCAGTACTCCCCCGACATGCAGGCCGTGCACGAGTACGGGGAGTACCTCGCCGAGCAGCTGCCCGTGATGTGGATGCCGAACCCCGCGTACCAGGTGTCGGTGATCCGCAACGACCTGCGCGGCGTCTCGCAGAACCCGACCGTCACCTTCGCGCCCCAGCACTGGTACTACGTCAAGAAGAAGGGGGCCGAGAAGTGACCGGCTTCACCGGCTTTCTGGTCAAGCGTCTGCTCCAGGCGATCGTCGTCCTCTTCCTCGTGTCCGTCATCGTCTTCGTGCTCCTGCACATGCTGCCGGGCGGCCCCGCCCGCGCCATCCTCGGCCCGAAGGGCACACCGCAGCAGATCGAGCACTTCAACCACCAGCAGGGGTACGACCGTTCACTGCCGATGCAGTACGCGATGTACGTGAAGCGGCTGCTCATGGGCGACCTCGGCGAGTCGTTCAAACTCAACTCGCCCGTCCTCGACCTGTTGAAGCAGCGCCTGCCGAAGACGCTGCTCCTCACCGTCCTGTCCACCGTCCTCGCGGTCGTCATCGCCGTCCCGCTCGGTCTGCTGCAGGCCGTGCGGCGCGGCAAGGCGTCGGACTACGCGCTGACGGGCCTCGCCTTCCTGCTGTACGCGACGCCGGTGTTCTTCCTCGGCCTCATCATGATCATCCTGTTCGCGCAGGTCATGCCCGTCTTCCCGGCGGAGGCACCGCAGGGCGAGACGATCGGCGCACTCCTCGGCGACTTCACGGGCCTCGTCCTGCCGGTGGTCACCATGGCCTTCGGCATCATCGCGATGTTCAGCCGCTACATGCGCTCGGCGGTGCTCGACAACCTCACCGAGGACTACGTCCGTACGGCGATGGCCAAGGGCCAGTCGGACCGCCGGATCATGGTCAGGCACGTCCTGCGCAACGCGCTGATCCCCCTCGCGACGCTCCTCGGCCTGTATCTGCCGACGCTGTTCAGCGGCGCCCTCGTCGTCGAGTCGATGTTCAACTACCCCGGCATGGGGCTGCTGTTCTGGAACGCGGCGCAGGGCTCCGACTTCCCCGTCCTGCTCGGCGTGACGCTCGTCGTCGGTGTCGCCACCGTCGTCGGCTCACTGCTCACCGACGTCCTGTACGCCGTCCTCGACCCCCGGATACGGAGCCTGGCATGAGTACCACGGTCACCCCTGTCACCGCCCCGGGCCACGAGGACGCCGCGCGGGCCACGCCGTCGCTGGCCCGCCGCACACTGCGGGTCTTCACCGGCAACAAGCTCGCCCTGACGGGCGTGGTGGTGCTGCTCCTGCTGCTCGCGTTCAGCTACCTCGGCCCGCTGGTCCACGACACCGAGCAGGTCCACACCGACCTGTCGCAGGCCAACCGGCCGCCCGGCGGCTCGGGCCACCTCCTCGGCACCACCGACCTCGGCTACGACATGGTCGGCCGCCTGATGGTCGCCGGACAGACGTCCCTGGAGATCGGCCTGGCGGCCGGCCTCCTCGCCACGCTCTTCGGCACCGTCTACGGCGCGGTCAGCGGCTACTTCGGCGGCTGGGTCGACGCGGCGATGATGCGGGTCACGGACGCCGCGCTCGCCATCCCCGCCATGTTCCTGCTCGTCGTGGTGGCCGCCATCATCACGCCGAGCAAGGGCGTCCTCATCATGATCATCGCGGGCGTCGCATGGCTGTCCCCCGCCCGCCTGGTGCGCGGCGAGGCCCTGTCGCTGCGCAACCGCGAGTACGTGCAGGCGATGCGCATGATGGGCGGCGGCGGCACGCGCGCCGTCTTCCGGCACATCGTGCCGAACGCCGTCGGCACGGTCATCGTCAACTGCACGTTCCAGATCGCCGACGCCATCCTCTACGTCAGCTACCTGGCTTTCCTCGGCCTGAGCATTCCACCGCCCTCGGCCGACTGGGGATCGATGCTGTCGGCCGGCATCACCTACACCCAGAACGGCTACTGGTGGCTGATCTTCCCGCCGGGCATCGCGATCGTGCTGGTCGTCGCCGCGTTCAACTTCATCGGCGACGGGCTGCGTGACGCATTCGAAGTACGGCTGCGGAAGTAAGAGGGAGTGCCCCGAAGATGACCGACCCCCAGCGCACCACGGCGACCGATCCCCTCCTCTCCATCGAGGAGCTGCGCGTCGACATCGCCTCGCGCGACCGCACCGTCCACGCCCTCGACGGCGTGTCCCTGTCCCTCGCCCCCGGCGAGGCCCTGGGCATCGTCGGCGAGTCCGGCTGCGGCAAGACGATGACCGCGCTCAGCGTGCTCGGCCTGCTGCCGCCCGGTGGCGAGATCACCGGAGGCCGCGTCCTGTTCGACGGACGGGACCTCGCCGCGGCTCCGGCGCCCGTCCTCCAGGACGTCCGCGGCAACACCATCGGCATGGTCTTCCAGGACCCGCTGACCTCCCTCAACCCGACGATGACCATCGGCGCGCAGGTGGCGGAGCCGCTGCTCCTGCACCGCCCCGGCATCGGCAGGAAGGAGGCGTGGGCGCGCGCCCGGGAGATGCTGCGGCTCGTCGGCATGCCGCAGCCCGCCGAGCGCATGAAGGCCTACCCGCACCAGCTGTCCGGAGGCATGCGACAGCGCGTCGCCATCGCCATGGCGCTGGTGTGCGAGCCGAAACTGCTGATCGCGGACGAGCCGACGACAGCCCTCGACGTGACGACGCAGCACCAGATCCTGGAGCTCGTCGACGACCTGCGCGCCCGGCTCGGCATGGCCATGATCCTGGTCACCCACGACCTGGGCGTCATCGCCAACCGGGTGGACCGGGTCGCGGTGATGTACGCGGGCAAGGTCGCCGAACAGGCCGACGTCCGCAGCCTGTTCGCCCGACCGCGCCACCGCTACACCGAGGCGCTGTTCGCCGCGCTCCCCGAGCGGGCGGCCGGCAGCGGCACGGCGCTGCACACCATCCCCGGGCTCCCGCCGAACCTCGCGACGCGCCCCACGGGCTGCCGCTTCGCGCCGCGCTGCACCTTCGCGACGGACGAGTGCCGTTCGACGGAACCACCGCTCGCAGACGACGAACCGCTGGGCGCACGCCACCGGTTCGCGTGCTTCCACCCCGTGCCGACCGAAGCCGCCACCGAGGACGAGACCGTGGCCCCGGCGACCGTCCCGGCCACCGGTGCCCCCGGTGGCGTACTCCTCGAACTCGACGCGCTCGTCAAGGAGTTCCCTCTCAAGGGCGGCGCGTTCGCGCGCAGCCGGGGAACCGTGAGCGCGGTCGGCGGGGTGTCGCTGACGATCCGCAAGGGCGAGACGTTCGGCATGGTCGGCGAGTCCGGCTGCGGCAAGACGACGCTCGGGCGGATCGTCGCGGGCCTGGAGGAGCCGACCAGTGGCGCGGTGCGCTTCGAGGGCTCCGACCCGGCGCGGATGTCGCGGGCAGAGCGGCGCGCGCACCGGCGCCGCGTCCAGTTGATGTTCCAGGACTCCACCGCCGCGATGGACCCGCGCATGCGGGTCGGCGACATCCTGCGCGAACCGCTCGTCATCCAGGGCGTGGGCAGCCGCGCCGAGCAGGAGAGCCTCGTCGCCGAGCTCCTCGACGCCGTCGGGCTGCCGCGCGGCGCCGTGCGCCGCTACCCCCACGAGTTCTCCGGCGGGCAGCGCCAACGCCTGGGCCTCGCGCGGGCGTTGACGCTCTCGCCCGATCTGGTCGTCGCCGACGAGCCGGTCTCCGCTCTCGACGTGTCCGTGCAGGCGCAGATCCTCAACCTGATGCGGGAGCTGCAGCGCGAACGCGGTCTCACCTATCTGTTCATCTCGCACGACCTCGCGGTCGTACGCCATCTGGCGGACACCGTCGGAGTCATGTACCTGGGCAAGCTCGTGGAGTCGGGCCCGGCCGAGCAGGTGTACGCGCATCCGCTGCACCCCTATACGCGCGGGCTCCTGGACACGGTCAACCTGCCCGACCCGGCGGCCGCCGGGTCGGGCCCGGAGCGCATCCCGCTGGAGGGCGAGACGCCGTCCGCCGCGAAGCCCCCGTCGGGCTGCCGTTTCCGTACCCGCTGCCCCCTCGCGCAGGACGTGTGCGCCACGACGGAACCACCGGTCAGCACGCCGAACGGCACGGGACACCGGGTGGCCTGCCACTTCCCGCTCGCCTCGCCTCGGCTAGCGTCGACGGTGTGAGACTCGTCGAAGCCCTTGCCCAGCGCCCCCTCGTGCTCGACGGCGGCCTCTCCAACCAGTTGGAGGCCGCCGGGCACGACCTGAGCGACGCCCTGTGGTCCGCGCGGCTCCTCGCCGACGAGCCCGCCGCGATCGAGGGCGCCCACCGCGCGTACTACGAGGCGGGCGCCGAGGTCGCGATCACCGCGAGCTACCAGGCGACGTACGAGGGGTTCGCACGGCACGGCATCGGCGCCGGGCGCACCCGCGAACTCCTGACCTCGAGCGTCGACCTGGCCCGGCGCGCCGGATCGGCCGCCGGGCGTGAGGTGTGGGTGGCCGCGTCCGCCGGGCCCTACGGAGCGATGCTCGCCGACGGCTCGGAGTACCGGGGGCGGTACGGGCTCTCCGTGGACGAGCTGGAGCGGTTCCACCGGCCCCGCCTGGAGACCCTCGCCGAGGCCGGACCCGATGTCCTCGCTCTGGAGACCGTGCCCGACACCGATGAGGCGCGGGCCCTGCTGCGGGCGGTGCGCGGCCTCGGGGTGCCCGCCTGGCTGTCGTACAGCATCGCGGGCACACGCACGCGCGCGGGACAGCCCCTGGAGGAGGCCTTCGCGCTCGCCGCCGACGCGGACGACGTGATCGCGGTCGGCGTCAACTGCTGCGACCCGGGGGACGCGGAGGCGGCGGTGGCGCTCGCCGCGCGGGTCACCGGGAAACCCGTGGTCGTCTATCCGAACAGCGGGGAGACGTGGGACGCGGCCGCCCGGTCCTGGCGGGGGCCCACCCGGTTCGCGGCCGGGCAGGTCGCGGGGTGGCGGGCGGCCGGGGCGCGGCTGATCGGCGGCTGCTGCCGGGTGGGGCCCGCTGCGGTCGCGGAGGTGGCCCGGGAGCTGGGGGCCGGGCGCGAAGGGCTAGGACACGGGGGGTGACCTGCGGGAATGTCGCGCCGCAGGGTGACTGTCAGTGGTGGGGTGCAGACTGACGGATACCTGAGACAACGACGTCGCGGAGGTGGCCACGATGGCCGATGTACTTCTGACCGTAGGCACACGCAAGGGCCTCTTCATCGGCCGCAGGCGAGGAGGTGCCTGGGAGTTCGACGACAGCCCGTACTTCAACGCGCAGGCCGTCTATTCGGTGGCCATCGACCCCCGCGGCCCCTCCCCACGCCTGCTCGTCGGCGGTGACAGCGCGCACTGGGGGCCTTCCGTCTTCCACTCCGACGACCTCGGGCGGACGTGGACGGAACCGTCGAAGCCCGCCGTGAAGTTCCCCAAGGAGACCGGGGCCTCGCTGGAGCGGGTGTGGCAGCTGCACCCGGCGGCCGCCGAGCCGGACGTCGTGTACGCGGGCACGGAGCCCGCCGCGCTGTACCGCTCGGAGGACCGCGGCGAGTCCTTCTCCCTCGTACGCCCCCTGTGGGAGCATCCCACCCGCTCCAAGTGGGTGCCGGGCGGCGGCGGGGAGGGCCTGCACACCGTGCTGACCGACGCCCGCGATCCGCGCGCGGTGACCGTCGCCGTGTCCACCGCCGGCGTGTTCCGCACCGAGGACGGCGGCGCCAGCTGGGCCCCTTCGAACGACGGTGTCTCGGCGGTGTTCCTGCCCGATCCGAACCCCGAGTTCGGGCAGTGCGTGCACAAGGTGGCGCGGGACGCGGCCGACCCGGACCGCCTGTACCTGCAGAACCACTGGGGTGTGTACCGCAGCGACGACGCGGGCGCGCACTGGACCGACATCGGCGGCGGGCTGCCGTCCGACTTCGGTTTCTCGGTGGTCGCGCACCCCCACCGCGGTGGCACGGCGTACGTCTTCCCCATCACCGCCGACAGCGACCGCGTCCCCGCCGACCACCGCTGTCGCGTCTACCGCACCACCGACGCGGGCGAGACATGGGAGCCGCTGAGCGCCGGCCTGCCGGACGAGGACCACTACGGCACGGTGCTGCGCGACGCCATGTGCAGCGACGACTGCGACCCGGCGGGCATCTACTTCGGCAATCGCAACGGGGAGGTGTTCGCGTCGGCGGACGACGGCGACACCTGGCGGCAACTCGCCTCGCACCTGCCGGACGTGCTGTGCGTGCGGGCCGCGGCCATCGGTTGATCACCCCGGCCGTTACGGCAGTAGGGTGACGCCGTGGCACCACGACCCTTGCATGAAATCGTCGAGACCGGCTGGGCCGAGGCCCTGGAACCGGTGGCCGGACGGATCGCCTCGATGGGGGACTTCCTGCGCGCGGAGATCGCCGCGGGACGCACCTATCTCCCGTCGGGGGCGAACGTCCTGCGCGCCTTCCAGCAGCCCTTCGACGACGTCCGCGTCCTGATCGTCGGCCAGGACCCCTACCCCACCCCAGGTCACGCGGTGGGCCTGTCGTTCTCGGTCGCGCCCGATGTGCGGCCGCTGCCCGGCAGCCTCATCAACATCTACCGCGAGATGAACAGCGACCTGGGCCTGCCCGCGCCGACCAACGGCGACCTCACGCCCTGGACGCGACAAGGCGTCCTGCTGCTCAACAGGGCGCTCACCACCGCACCGCGCAAGCCCGCCGCGCACCGGGGCAAGGGGTGGGAGGAGGTCACGGAGCAGGCCATACGGGCGCTCGCGGCGCGCGGCAAGCCGCTGGTGTCCATCCTGTGGGGCCGCGACGCGCGCAACCTGCGGCCGCTGCTCGGGCAGTTGCCGTCGGTGGAGTCCGCGCACCCCTCCCCCATGTCGGCGGACCGCGGCTTCTTCGGGTCGCGGCCCTTCAGCCGGGCCAACGACCTGCTGGTCCAGCAGGGGGCGGATCCTGTGGACTGGCGGCTGCCGTGACACCCCAGCAGTCCGGCGGGCACGGGCCGGAGTGCGTGCTCGGCGTCGATTCGGGCGGTTCGGGTCTGCGGGCCGCCCTGCACGTGCCGCGGGACATGCGCCGCCCCGAGCCCGTGCGTTCCGCGGAGCCGGTGCGCACCGGTGCGCGCGGCATCGACGCCGGGCACTTCGTGGCGCAACTGCTGCCCATGGCGCGGGAATTGCTGGAGCAGGCGGGCGGCGGCCGGATCGCGGCCGTCGCCGTCGGTGCCGCGGGCATGGCGACCCTCGGTGACGACCTCCGCGCCGAACTCCCCGCGGCGCTCGGCCGCGCGCTGGGCGTTCGGCGCACGGCACTGGCCGCCGACGCGGTCACCGCCTACGCGGGAGCGCTCGGTGACCGTCCCGGCGCCGTCGTCGCCGCGGGCACCGGAATGATCGCGATCGGCACGGACCTGACCGCTTGGCGCCGCGCCGACGGCTGGGGGCATCTCCTCGGTGACTGCGGCGGCGGCGCGTGGATCGGCCGCGCCGGGCTCGAAGCGGCCATGCGGGCGCACGACGGCAGGCGCGGCGCCTCACGGGCGCTGCTCGAACGTGCCGAAGCGGTGTTCGGGCCCCTGGCCGAGCTCCCGGGGCAGCTCTATCCGCGCACCGACCGGCCCGCCGTCCTCGCATCCTTCGCACCCGTCGTCGCGGAATGCGCGTCGGACGACCCGGTGGCGGAGGGCATCCTGCGGGCCGCGGCCCGGCACATCGCCGAGTCCGCGGCCGCCGTCTGCCCCGTCGCGGACACCTGCGAAGTCGCCTTCACCGGCGGCCTGTTCAACCTGGGCGACCCCCTGCTCGCGCCCCTGCTCGCCGAACTCGCCGAGCAACTGCCGCACGCGCGGCCGGTTCCCGCGGCAGGCGACCCGCTCGACGGCGCACTGCGCATGGCGGCGGACATCGCCCGGGGCGGGTTGCGGCTGCCGCTCGACTCGCGCATGCTCTCGGTCCACGAGGGGGGTGACCTGGAGGATGGAGCATCACGGCGCAGGTGACCATGAAGAAGGCGACAGTTGACCTCTACGTAATTCATCAGACAAAAACGGACTTATACCGCCCACCTGCACCCTCCCCGAACAGGGATGGCCCGCAAGCCAGTAGCATGCGGGCGCATGAGCTCCCCCACTGGGCCCGCATCCGGCCTGCCTGTACGAATGCCGCGCCCCCGTCAGCCGGGCCGGCACCGCCGTCCGGAGCCCGTCGCGGCTCCTGAGGGCGCGCCCGCACTTGTTCTCGCCGTGCCGGGCGTCCCCAGCACCACCATGCGCGGCCTCGCCGAGGAAGTCGTGAGCATCGCCCGCTCCGAGCTGCCCGGCCTCGACGCCAGGATCGGTTACCTCGACGGTGAGGAAGACGCCACCGTCACGTCGTTCCCCGAGTTCCCCTCGCTGCACTCCGTGCTCGCGCACGCGGCCGCCGAGCGCACCGCCCGCGTCGAGCGTGCGCGTGCCGCGGGCGCCGAGGTGGCCGACCCCGAGGGTCCGGTCGCCGTCGTCGTGCCGCTGCTCGCGGGCCCCGACGCCGCGCTGATGCGCCGCCTGAGGCAGGCCGTCATGGACAGCCGTGCCGCCGCCGAGCTGACGGACGTCCTCGGCCCGCACCCGCTGCTCGCCGAGGCCCTCCATGTGCGCCTCTCGGAGGCGGGGCTCGCCCGCGCCGACCGCGCCCGCCTGTTCACCGTGGCCACGGCCGCGGACGGCATCGTGCTGGCCACCGTCGGCGGCGAGGAGGCCGTGCAGGCCGCCGGGATCACCGGCATGCTGCTCGCCGCGCGCCTCGCGGTGCCGGTGATGGCCGCCGCGCTCGACGAGGAGGGCGCCATCGCGGCGACCGCCGAGCAGCTGCGCGGTTCCGGCTCGACGCAGCTGGCCCTCGCGCCGTACCTGATCGGCCCCGAGCTCGACAGCGCCCTGCTGGAGGCAGCCGCGAAGGAGGCGGGCCTCTCCGTCGCCGAGCCGATCGGCCCCTACCCGGCCATCGGCAAGCTGGCGCTCGCCAAGTACACGACGACGCTCGGCATCACGCCGCAACAGCCCTCGGGCGCGCCGGCGCACTGAAGCGATCCGTACGTACGACGACGGGCCCCGCCCCGATGTGGGGGCGGGCCCGTCGTCGTACGGTGGCACGACCCCGCTCAGCCGAAGACCACGCAGGAGGCCGCGGGCGCCGCGACGGAGCCCGTGCGGCCCGGGATGCCCGTCTCCTGGTCGATCGCGAACCAGGTGACGTCCCCGGAGCGCTCATTGGCCGCGTACAGGTGCCGTCCCGCCGGGTCGATTGCCAGGTCGCGCGGCCACTTCCCGCCGCACGGCACGGTCGCCTTCAGGCTCGGCACGTCGCCCGTCTCATCGAGCGCGATGACCGAGATGACGTCCGGGCCGCGCGTGGCGGTCCACAGGAACCGCCCGTCGGGCGCGATCACGACCTCCGAGGGGTATGTGTCGCCCTCCGGGGCCTCCGCCAGGATCGGCAGCTCGCCGAGCGGCTTGAGGGAGCCGTCGGCGGCGTCCCAGGCGCAGACGGTCAGGGTGGGGCTGAGCTCGTTCAGGACGTACGCGCGGTCGCCGCGCGGGTGGAACACGAGGTGCCGCGGTCCGGACCCCGGCCGCAGCGCCACCTCGCGGTGCAGGGTCAGCCCGCCCTCGCCGAACGCGCAGACCCGCACGGAGTCCGTGCCGAGGTCGACACTGACCGCCCAGCGTCCGCTCGGGTCCGCGAGGACCTGGTGCGCGTGCGGACTCTGCTGTCGCTGCGGATGCGGTCCCGAGCCGGTGTGCCGGAGCTCGCTCGACGGCGTGGGGGCGAGGGTGCCGTCGGCCCGTACCCGCACGGCGGTGACGCTGCCCGACCGGTAGTTGGCGGTGAGCACGTGTCCGTCGTACAGGGCGAGGTGGGTCGGCGCGGAACCGACCGGCACGGGCGGCCCCGTGAGTTCGGCCTTGTCCCCCGCGGTGCGGAACGCGGCGACACCGCCGTCCGAGGTCTCGCTGACCGCGTAGAGCGTCTCCCCGTCGGGTGAGAGCGCGAGGTACGAGGGGTCGGCGACCGTGTCCGTGGCGCCGAGCACGGTCAGCGCACCGCTGTCCGGCGCGACGGCCGCGGTGAGGACACCCGGTCCCCCGGCCGCGGTGAAGGATCCGATGTACGCCCGCCCCGCCTGTCTGCCGACGACCACGACTTGTCCCCTCTCGACCCGGGCGCACCGTCCGTCACGCCTCTCGTGCGCCAGACGCTAGCAGTCGGTCTAGACCATCGGGCGGTCCAGGGGACGTCATTCCACCGCCGCCACCCCCACGCCCACCGCGATGAACAGCCCGCCGGTCGCCCGTTCCCAGCGTCGGCGCCAGGCCGGGCGGTCCAGGACCGTGCGCAGGCGGACGGCGACGCGGACGAGGGACAGCCAGTAGACGATGCCGATGACGACGTCGACCGCGCCGAGCAGGAAGATCTGTTGTGTCAGGGAGCCGCCCCGGTCCACGAACTGCGGCAGGACGCTGAGGAAGAACAGGGCGGCCTTCGGGTTGAGGACGTTGCTGAGGAAGCCCTGCGTGAAGCTGTTGCGGCGCCCTCCGACGGGGGTCGTCAGTTCCGGGGCCGGGATGTCGGCCTTCCGTGCGTCCCGCAGGGCTCGCACGCCCAGATAGATGAGGTACGCCGCACCGGCCAGCTTGATGACGGTGAAGGCCACCGCGGATCTCGTGGCGATCACCGAAAGCCCCAGCGCCGCCGCACACATGTGCACGCACAGGCCTGTCTGGGCGCCCAGCGCCGCCGCGCGCC
This window encodes:
- a CDS encoding sirohydrochlorin chelatase; this encodes MSSPTGPASGLPVRMPRPRQPGRHRRPEPVAAPEGAPALVLAVPGVPSTTMRGLAEEVVSIARSELPGLDARIGYLDGEEDATVTSFPEFPSLHSVLAHAAAERTARVERARAAGAEVADPEGPVAVVVPLLAGPDAALMRRLRQAVMDSRAAAELTDVLGPHPLLAEALHVRLSEAGLARADRARLFTVATAADGIVLATVGGEEAVQAAGITGMLLAARLAVPVMAAALDEEGAIAATAEQLRGSGSTQLALAPYLIGPELDSALLEAAAKEAGLSVAEPIGPYPAIGKLALAKYTTTLGITPQQPSGAPAH
- a CDS encoding lactonase family protein, coding for MVVGRQAGRAYIGSFTAAGGPGVLTAAVAPDSGALTVLGATDTVADPSYLALSPDGETLYAVSETSDGGVAAFRTAGDKAELTGPPVPVGSAPTHLALYDGHVLTANYRSGSVTAVRVRADGTLAPTPSSELRHTGSGPHPQRQQSPHAHQVLADPSGRWAVSVDLGTDSVRVCAFGEGGLTLHREVALRPGSGPRHLVFHPRGDRAYVLNELSPTLTVCAWDAADGSLKPLGELPILAEAPEGDTYPSEVVIAPDGRFLWTATRGPDVISVIALDETGDVPSLKATVPCGGKWPRDLAIDPAGRHLYAANERSGDVTWFAIDQETGIPGRTGSVAAPAASCVVFG
- a CDS encoding LysE family translocator, which encodes MSIDLAGFLGVVLLAYLVPGPDFLVIVRAAARDASLGRAAALGAQTGLCVHMCAAALGLSVIATRSAVAFTVIKLAGAAYLIYLGVRALRDARKADIPAPELTTPVGGRRNSFTQGFLSNVLNPKAALFFLSVLPQFVDRGGSLTQQIFLLGAVDVVIGIVYWLSLVRVAVRLRTVLDRPAWRRRWERATGGLFIAVGVGVAAVE